The genomic DNA TAACGCACTGCTGGCTAAGCTATACCTGAATGCGGAAGTATTTACAGGTACACCACAGTGGCAGAAAGCCCTGGACGCTACAACAGCAATCATCAACTCACCGGCAGGCTACAGCCTTAACCCCAACTTTCTGCAGAACTTTGCCATCAACAATGTTGGGGATGAACAGACCTACAAAGAGAACATCTTCGTGATTCCGTATGATAAGGTGCTGGCAGGAGGTATGAACTTTCAGATGCGTACCCTGAATTATGCGCAGGCAGCGGAGTATGGCTTGACGAACAACCCGTGGAATGGTTTTGCCACCAGAGCCGAGTTTTACAATACCTTCTCGGAAAATGATGCTCGCAAGGCCATGTGGATGGTAGGGCCGCAGACCAACAACGGTGAGATCATCACTTTTGTAGATCCGGTAGATAATAAGAAGAAAGAGCTTGTATTTACGCCGGAGATCACATCGTTGGAGCGGGCTTTTGGAAACGAGGGTATTCGTAGTCAGAAGTATGAAATCCAGACGAACAATACCCGTACCGATCAGGATAATGACTTTGCTGTTTTCAGATTTGCCGATGTGCTGCTGATGCATGCTGAAGCGCTCGTTCGCTTAGGTAGAGCCGGGGAGGCCGTTGAATTCGTGAATCAGGTGCGTGCCCGAGCCGGAGTTGACCCTGTATCCTCTGTTACATTGGCCTCGATCCTGGAAGAGCGTGGCCGCGAACTTGCCTGGGAAGGCTGGCGCCGGAACGACCTGATCCGCTTCGGAAAGTATAGCGGAAGCACCTGGCAATTCAAAAGTAACACAGACCCAACGCGCAATTTGTTTCCGATACC from Pontibacter liquoris includes the following:
- a CDS encoding RagB/SusD family nutrient uptake outer membrane protein; this encodes MKNNRYKYIVTAAFLASIVAGGQACTDLDAEVFDKAEASKFPTNENELLSTVGSTYGQLRGFLDPVFNLLEATTDELVVPTRGPDWYDNGSWQQLAQHEWSPVSPGQINGSWEWGYRVVAGANTNLQGLKNSSLEVQGKEAVVSEVRLLRAFAYFWLMDMFGGVPIITEDTPAGNPPQNSREEVFNFVESEILAALPDLREEATIETYGRFTKGAANALLAKLYLNAEVFTGTPQWQKALDATTAIINSPAGYSLNPNFLQNFAINNVGDEQTYKENIFVIPYDKVLAGGMNFQMRTLNYAQAAEYGLTNNPWNGFATRAEFYNTFSENDARKAMWMVGPQTNNGEIITFVDPVDNKKKELVFTPEITSLERAFGNEGIRSQKYEIQTNNTRTDQDNDFAVFRFADVLLMHAEALVRLGRAGEAVEFVNQVRARAGVDPVSSVTLASILEERGRELAWEGWRRNDLIRFGKYSGSTWQFKSNTDPTRNLFPIPSQQLSNNPNLKQNPGY